Proteins from a genomic interval of Providencia stuartii:
- the murA gene encoding UDP-N-acetylglucosamine 1-carboxyvinyltransferase gives MDKFLVKGPTRLEGEVTISGAKNAALPILFAALLAEEPVEIQNVPKLRDIDTTIKLLNQLGTKVERNGSIYVDARHVTEYCAPYDLVKTMRASIWALAPLVARFGHGEVSLPGGCAIGARPVDLHISGLEQLGAHIVLEDGYVKATVDGRLKGACIVMDKVSVGATVTIMTAATLAEGTTTIENAAREPEIEDTANFLNTLGAKITGAGTDRIVIEGVERLGGGTYRVLPDRIETGTFLIAAAVSRGKVICRNACPDTLDAVLAKLREAGAKIEIGDDWISLDMEGKRPKAVTLRTAPHPGFPTDMQAQFSLLNLVAEGAGMITETIFENRFMHIPELIRMGAHAEIESNTVLCHGVEKLTSAQVMATDLRASASLVIAGCIAEGTTTVDRIYHIDRGYEHIEDKLRGLGANIERIHSED, from the coding sequence ATGGATAAATTTTTAGTTAAAGGGCCCACTCGTTTAGAGGGTGAGGTGACAATCTCCGGTGCCAAAAATGCTGCACTACCAATTCTGTTCGCTGCGCTACTAGCCGAAGAGCCAGTAGAAATACAAAATGTCCCTAAACTTAGAGATATTGATACGACTATCAAACTTCTCAATCAATTAGGAACCAAAGTTGAGCGCAATGGTTCCATTTATGTTGATGCAAGACATGTTACAGAATATTGTGCTCCCTATGATCTAGTTAAAACCATGCGCGCATCAATTTGGGCTCTTGCGCCGTTGGTTGCACGTTTTGGTCATGGGGAAGTTTCATTGCCAGGTGGTTGTGCTATCGGGGCACGTCCTGTTGACCTACATATTTCTGGGTTAGAGCAACTTGGCGCACACATTGTATTAGAAGATGGCTATGTAAAAGCGACCGTTGATGGCCGTTTAAAAGGCGCTTGCATCGTTATGGATAAAGTCAGTGTGGGCGCGACTGTCACCATTATGACGGCAGCCACATTGGCAGAAGGGACAACGACGATCGAAAATGCTGCCCGTGAGCCAGAAATTGAGGATACAGCTAACTTCTTGAATACGTTAGGTGCCAAAATTACTGGTGCGGGTACTGACCGTATTGTTATTGAAGGGGTTGAACGGTTAGGTGGGGGAACTTACCGTGTGTTACCCGACCGTATCGAAACCGGCACTTTCCTTATTGCAGCAGCCGTTTCAAGAGGAAAAGTGATTTGCCGCAATGCCTGTCCAGATACACTGGATGCTGTTTTGGCAAAACTGCGTGAAGCAGGTGCTAAAATTGAAATCGGTGACGATTGGATCAGCCTTGATATGGAAGGTAAACGTCCCAAAGCAGTGACGTTACGTACCGCACCACACCCAGGTTTTCCGACAGATATGCAAGCTCAATTTAGCCTTTTAAACCTAGTGGCTGAAGGGGCTGGTATGATCACTGAAACCATTTTTGAAAATCGCTTTATGCATATCCCTGAACTTATCCGTATGGGCGCTCATGCTGAAATCGAAAGCAACACAGTGCTATGTCATGGTGTTGAGAAACTGACGAGCGCGCAAGTTATGGCAACGGATTTACGTGCATCTGCAAGTTTGGTGATTGCGGGTTGTATCGCAGAAGGCACGACGACAGTTGATCGTATTTATCACATTGACCGTGGTTATGAGCACATTGAAGATAAGCTACGTGGCTTAGGTGCGAATATTGAGCGTATCCACTCTGAAGATTAA
- the mlaC gene encoding phospholipid-binding protein MlaC has translation MFKRLMMIAMLAIAPFAMAIDQTNPYKLMDEAAEKTFTRLKEEQPKIRKDPNYLRTIVREELLPYVQIKYAGALVLGTYYKNATPAQREAYFAAFEAYLEQVYGQALAMYHGQTYQIAPEQPLGDKNIVAIRVTIIDPNGRPPVRLDFQWRKNSKTGHWQAYDMIAEGVSMITTKQNEWGDILRKQGIDGLTKQLEISAKAPITLDEK, from the coding sequence ATGTTTAAGCGCTTAATGATGATAGCCATGCTGGCGATTGCACCATTTGCAATGGCGATTGACCAAACCAACCCCTATAAACTCATGGATGAAGCGGCTGAAAAAACGTTTACACGATTGAAGGAAGAACAGCCTAAAATCCGTAAAGATCCTAACTACTTACGAACTATTGTTCGTGAAGAGCTGCTGCCTTATGTACAAATTAAATATGCGGGAGCACTCGTACTAGGAACTTACTACAAAAATGCAACGCCTGCACAGCGTGAAGCATATTTTGCCGCTTTTGAAGCTTACCTTGAACAAGTCTATGGCCAAGCATTGGCGATGTACCATGGTCAAACGTATCAAATAGCGCCAGAGCAGCCTCTTGGCGATAAAAATATCGTCGCGATCCGAGTCACCATTATCGATCCTAATGGTCGCCCGCCTGTGCGCCTAGACTTCCAATGGCGTAAAAATAGCAAAACAGGCCACTGGCAAGCTTATGATATGATTGCAGAGGGTGTCAGTATGATCACCACTAAGCAAAATGAATGGGGCGATATTTTACGTAAACAAGGTATTGATGGTCTAACAAAACAGTTAGAAATCAGTGCGAAAGCACCTATTACTCTGGATGAGAAATAA
- the mlaB gene encoding lipid asymmetry maintenance protein MlaB, which translates to MSHALTWDTASSTVKLSGTLGRESLLVFWEQRETLLSQVEQIDVSGLDHVDSTGLAMLVRLKGEFEQQKRSLQIVGMSDNLTTLMELYGVKSLLLS; encoded by the coding sequence ATGAGTCATGCGCTTACGTGGGACACCGCATCGTCAACAGTTAAACTATCTGGCACATTAGGCCGAGAGTCTTTGCTCGTATTTTGGGAGCAGCGTGAGACTTTGTTATCCCAAGTTGAGCAAATCGATGTGTCAGGCTTGGATCACGTTGACTCAACTGGACTCGCTATGTTGGTCCGTTTAAAAGGTGAGTTTGAGCAGCAAAAACGCTCACTACAAATAGTAGGAATGAGCGATAATTTAACAACCTTGATGGAACTGTATGGCGTTAAGTCATTATTGCTAAGTTAA
- the ibaG gene encoding BolA family iron metabolism protein IbaG produces METNEIKQVLMDKLSLDEVIVNGDGSHFQVIAVGAMFENMSRVKQQQAVYAPLMEYIADNRIHALSIKAYTPADWARDRKLNGF; encoded by the coding sequence ATGGAAACCAACGAAATAAAACAAGTATTGATGGACAAGCTATCTCTGGATGAGGTGATTGTTAATGGTGATGGCAGCCACTTTCAGGTTATTGCCGTCGGTGCCATGTTTGAAAATATGAGCAGAGTCAAGCAGCAGCAAGCTGTTTATGCTCCGTTGATGGAGTATATCGCGGACAACCGTATTCATGCGCTTTCAATTAAGGCATATACCCCAGCTGATTGGGCACGTGACCGCAAGCTAAACGGTTTTTGA